Genomic DNA from Alphaproteobacteria bacterium PA2:
TGACCTATTCCGGCAAGGCCCTGATCCTGGCGCGGCCCCACGAAATGGCCGAGCCCAAGAAAGCCTTCAAGGAGAACCCCACCCTGCCCTGCACCATCGACCTGACCTATGAGGGCGTCTCGCCCATGTATGGCGGCGAAACCGTGCGGATCGACGGCAAGCCCATGGAGATCGACCCGGAAAAGTCCTTCGCCAAGGCCCATTACGAACAGCATTGCGCCGCCAGCGGGACCTTCACCGTGGGTGATGAGACCTTCGAGATTTCCGGCTATGGCCTGCGCGACAAGTCCTGGGGGCCGCGCCACTGGCAGGCCATAGACTGGTACCGCTGGTGCCCGATGAATTTCGGCCGGGACTTCGGCATGATGCTGTCAGTGATCGGCGACGGCAAGGGCGGCGCCCGGCAGGGCGGCATGGTCTTCCGGGACGGGATCTATGACCTGATCGAGGAATGCGTCATCGACAGCCAGTGGGACGAGAACGGCTATCAGACCGAGCTCAAGGCCCATGTGAAGACGGAAGGCGGCAAGGTCTATGCGGTTACCGGCAAGGTCATGTCCCTGATCCCCCTGCGCAACCGCCGCACCACCCCCGACGGCGTCGAACTGCAGACCCGCATCACCGAGGGCATGACCGAATACCGCTGCGGTGATCTGGTGGGCTATGGCCTGTCGGAATACCTGGACCAGATCGTCGACGGCCAGCCGAACGGCAAGGTCGCGGGGTACTAGAATCCCCGCCACTTCGGTCACCCCGGCGAAGGCCGGGGTCCAGTTCATAAGGCTGTGAGCTGAACCTTCGCCCGAGGAGCAGACTTTCCGGACAGGCCGTGACCTACGACCTGGATACCGGCCTTCGCCGGTATGACCGATTGAAAAAATCACGCACCGAGCCCCGGCCTCCACCGGTCACCCCGGCGGAGGCCGGGGTCCAGTTCATAGGGCTGTGAGCGGGTTGTGCGCCCAAGGAGCAGACTTTTCGGACAGGCCGTGACCTATGACCTGGATACCGGCCTTCGCCGGTATGACAGGGGGTTGAGGCTGCCACTGGTGCTTCATCCACAACCCAAAAGCCGAACTGGCTTGCGCACCACGGCGGCGCGGTCTATACGCCCGCCCTCTAACGATGTTCCCCGATAGCTCAGCTGGTAGAGCAGTCGGCTGTTAACCGACTTGTCGCAGGTTCGAGTCCTGCTCGGGGAGCCATCGTCAGACTCTTTCCCCTGACAACCAGACCCCAACAGCGCAGATGCGCCAGGATGACCCATGGCCTGGACCCGCACCTATGACGAAGCCGAGCCCCAGCGGGTCAATCGCTGGCTGGCCCAGAACGGCGTCTGCTCCCGGCGTGAAGCCGAATCCCTGATCACCGACGGCCTGGTCAGCATTGATGGCGAGACCGTCGCCGATCCCGGTCGCAAGATCAGCCAGGGCCAGACCCTGGTCCTGTCCGACAAGGCCCAGACCCAACTGGCCTCCAGCCTGACGGTCGTGATCCACAAGCCCCCCGGCATTGTCTCCGCCCACCCTGAGCCCGGTCAGACCCAGGCCAGCGACATCCTGACCCGTAAGGGCTGGCGCGGCGAAGGCCCGGCCCCGACCACACACGACAAGAGCCTGCCGCCCCTGGGCCGCCTGGACATGGAGTCCCGGGGCCTGCTGATCCTCTCGGAGGACGGCGTCCTGGCCAAGGCGATCATCGGGCCGGACTCTGAGCTGGACAAGGAATATCTGGTGGAGGTCCGGGGGACCATCACCCCCCAGAAGCTGGGCATGCTGCGCCATGGCCTGCAGCTGGACCGGCGGCAGCTGCGACCGGCCAAGGTGGATATGGTCGCCGACCAGACCCTCCGCTTCATCCTGACCGAAGGCCGCAACCGCCAGATCCGCCGCATGTGCGATCTGGTCAGCCTGAACGTCGTGGATCTTCACCGCATCCGCATCGGTCCGTTGGGGCTTGGCGACCTGCCGGAGGGCGCCTGGCGCGCCCTGACCCCCAGTGAGCGGGCCCAGTTCCTGTCGGCGAAGAGAAGCTAGACCGACTGACCGGCCGACCAGCCGCTGGCCCAGGCCCACTGGAAGTTATAGCCCCCCAGCCAGCCGGTGACGTCCACCACCTCGCCTATGAAGAACAGCCCCTTGACCGCTTTGGCCTCCAGGGTCCGGCTGTCGAGGCCCTCTGTATCGACCCCGCCCAGGGTGACCTCGGCCGTGCGATAGCCTTCAGACCCCACAGGCTTGACCCGCCAGTGATTGACCGCGTCGGCCAGCCTGCGAAGCACCTTGTCTGAGCAATCGGCGATATTGCCCTTCAGCCCTTCGGCTTCCACCAGATGCTGGGCCAGCCGCTTGGGCACCAGGGTCGCCAGGACCGTATGCGGCGATTGCCGGGGCTGGTCTGTCCTTGCGGCGCGAAGGGCGGCGAAGGCGTCGACGCCGGGCGCCATGTCCAGCTCGATTTCCTCGCCCTCCCGCCAGTAGGACGAGATCTGCAGGATCGCCGGGCCGGACAGGCCGCGGTGGGTGAAGAGCATGGCCTCGGCAAACTTCGCCTTGCCGGCCTTGGCCAGGGCGTCCAGGGCGATGCCCGTGAGCCCTTTGAGGCGTTCCAGCAGGCCGACTTCAAAGGTCAGGGGCACCAGGGCCGGACGGGTCTCGGTGACCGCAAGGCCGAACTGCCGGGCCACATCATAGCCAAACCCTGTGGCGCCCATCTTGGGAATGGACTTGCCGCCCGACGCAATGACCAGGGACTGGCAGGCGATCTCGCCACCGTTCAGTTCCATCCGGAAGCCGGCTTCGCTGCGGACAATGTCGGTGACAGTCGATGACAGCCGAAGGCTGACGCCCGCCTGCCGCATGTCGGTCAGGAGGCCGTCAATGATCTCCTTCGCCGAGCCGTCGCAGAACAATTGGCCAAGGGTCTTTTCGTGCCAGGCTATGCCGTGCCGCTCTACCCAGGCGATGAAGTCGGCCGGGCGATAGCGTCGCAGGGCCGATATGGCGAAGCGCGGATTCTGCGAGAGGAAGTTCTCGGGCCGGACATTGCGGTTGGTGAAGTTGCACCGACCGCCACCGGAAATGCGGATCTTCTCGCC
This window encodes:
- a CDS encoding pseudouridylate synthase, coding for MAWTRTYDEAEPQRVNRWLAQNGVCSRREAESLITDGLVSIDGETVADPGRKISQGQTLVLSDKAQTQLASSLTVVIHKPPGIVSAHPEPGQTQASDILTRKGWRGEGPAPTTHDKSLPPLGRLDMESRGLLILSEDGVLAKAIIGPDSELDKEYLVEVRGTITPQKLGMLRHGLQLDRRQLRPAKVDMVADQTLRFILTEGRNRQIRRMCDLVSLNVVDLHRIRIGPLGLGDLPEGAWRALTPSERAQFLSAKRS
- a CDS encoding aminoacetone oxidase family FAD-binding enzyme — protein: METFDVVVIGAGAAGMMCAIEAGKRGRRVLVIDHAKAPGEKIRISGGGRCNFTNRNVRPENFLSQNPRFAISALRRYRPADFIAWVERHGIAWHEKTLGQLFCDGSAKEIIDGLLTDMRQAGVSLRLSSTVTDIVRSEAGFRMELNGGEIACQSLVIASGGKSIPKMGATGFGYDVARQFGLAVTETRPALVPLTFEVGLLERLKGLTGIALDALAKAGKAKFAEAMLFTHRGLSGPAILQISSYWREGEEIELDMAPGVDAFAALRAARTDQPRQSPHTVLATLVPKRLAQHLVEAEGLKGNIADCSDKVLRRLADAVNHWRVKPVGSEGYRTAEVTLGGVDTEGLDSRTLEAKAVKGLFFIGEVVDVTGWLGGYNFQWAWASGWSAGQSV